CATCTCGCCACTGATCTTCGCCTGTTAGTGTGAAAAGGAAggattgatttaaataaacgACCATTATCGCCGTTAGACACCATGGATGCATGTCCGTCATAACGGCGTTGGTTATTGCGTGAGGGATCTTCGAAAAGAAGGAGAGCCCGAGATAACAAAAGATGACAGAACCCATTCCCGGCATTGTGTTTAATTGCGTTGTACCTTTCTCGTGTTATTCATCTTTGTTCGTTTAGTTCCTTTCGTTGCAAGGTTTAagacgttttgttttcttttgttgcacaatccctttctttccttttttcgtttctcaCGTGTTAGGCGACGCTGGTcgcttttttctgttctacCTGATTTGTTATGTGATTCAACCAAACCTTACTCAGCTATGCGTAATGGTTATGGTACACTTTCTATTATAGGATTACGCAGGGAAGTATACAAAAACGTCTTACAACGCTTGTAATATAATGACAATAATTAtgtaaagattttatttttcaaacttaCTAACTTACTGCACACCTTTTATGCTACTTGTTCCGCAACGCCATCCTCAAATGGTTCGTTCGGTAACTTGGCAGGATTCTGAAacaggaaaataatttaaaactgcGTTCTTATTTGCTTATCGCTTATTCCACTTACCAATTTCCGCGAACGATTCTCCAATATGTTATACGCAAAGTGACCAACCCGCAGTACGGTCGGAAGGGCGACACCTTGCATGCGGTAGAAATGCTTCCCTCTTTCACTACCTTCCTTGATTGGGTGTGCCACCGAGATTGTACACCGGCCGAGCAGACCGGTGGAGCTCATCATTGGCCCTTTACTGATGTCGACATGGTCTCCCACTCTGTACACCGTCACTTGTCCATTATTCTGTGAGGCCACGCTCGGTATCTGTTCACGCTTGAACGGATTATCGTGAAACATTTCCAGCGCCAGTTCGCTGCTCACATCTAGCCGCTCGATCGGCAGATCTTTCTGTGATAGTTTTACCATTTCGATCGATAGTGCACGAAGCTCGGACACGGTTGGATTCCAGTGCTCCTCTGCCAGTACAATATCATGCACAAAGCTACCGGATTTTactacaaacaaaccaaaagaaaTGTTAACAAACGTGTTCTAATGTATCACAGTCCCCGTTACACTCACTGTTTGGTTTGGGGAAGCTGTGTAAGAAGAGTCCCGCTTCCAGTTTAAAGCTGGCTTGTAGTACAGCTCCGAGCAGGAAGGAACAGGATCGCCAGAATGCTTTGTTAGCGATATGTGGTTCGGGCGAGGTAAAATTAAGTAACTGTAGTGTACATGAATCGCGCAATGGTCTCCGCATATCCCATGGAGTTTTGTTATCAAGCAGTGCCAAGGCAGACTGTTGGCAGTACTTTTCACCAATAtctagaagcaaaacaaacgacacAATTACAACTGGTACATCTTGTTCCATGGGCGGCATACATGTAACTTACGGCGCGCACAATCGTACGGTGTGGAAAGTTCACGGTTCATCACGAGCGTCGTATCGTGCGGTAAACCAAGATATCGTACTTCAATCTTCTCGATACGGCCAACATTGTCACGCTGTCTTCGCTGCTCATCGGAAAACAGATCGCTAGCCTTTGCTGTACCTTTCGGTGCGATCGAATAATGTTCTagagaagggaaaaacaaatcatgaaAATTACTTCAAACAACATTGTTTTATGGTCTGTTTTAACTCACTCTTCATCACATGATGAATTTGAAACACTGGATACTTAATTCTGTGAACGTTGAGAACCATTTTCtgctcttttttgtatggaaattaatcaggaaaatgtgtttttattaaataccGGGTCTCCGCTTATGtcacatttgttttgtgaagaaaCGTCAAACGATGAAGGCAGGGTTCTTCAGCTGAAACTAATGTTATACAACGTGCTGGTAtaacaaattcaaaataagACGTATGAAAGTAACGGATGGCGGAAAAGCGTTTAAAAGCACTGTAtaacagcaaaataaaatattcaagcTCTTTATGGCCCTGATGGTAATattagcaaacaaataaaacttctAGTATAGTCGATGTAACCTCTTCAACTCTGTTGCTTCCACAAGCGGTCTATAATAGGTGCGGCACGTGTTTATTACCCTTTCGGTTCCACGTTTCTGCGGGTTTTGAACTGAATTAAGTAATAAACAATCATGGCCACGGCGACTGATCAATAACATTCTCAAGCCCTAATTGAATACGACACCACCTCGGTTAGATCGGATATCGATCAATGCTACGGGTAGCTTAAACAGTATTAAGGACCGCAGCAGttgtgttaaaaattttttctaaaagatACCACATGGCGACCGATACGAAAGGAGCGTGAAGCTTAAATTTACTCACGTCCTATGGAACGGAATGCTTCATTCCCACCTGGTATGCATACCGTTCTATAGTGAGAGCCAGGCAAAGATGTAATGtgagattttgtttcaaaattcaaaagcTATTCCATGTATCATACCattaaatttatcaattaCCAAAACGCAGCGAAGAGATACAAACAAATCTAACAAAACCGTCATTCCATcgcaaataaattgaattcattAATCCTGGTTTAGCGTCATTACAGCTACGTGTGTTCTTTTATTCATATACTCGCGATCGTTAACATTAAGCTTCGACTTAAATCGGTAAACTTTCATCATCTTCTGCATTACCCTTCTACGATCCAATATGTAAACTCTTTTCTGTTTGTAGCATGCATCGTGAAATAAAACGTAGATATAAAGGAAGGCCGGGCTGTTTGAGTATCTGTAGAGAGTTGGTGTCCTCGACTGCGGTCTTGCTTCTAGCACTAACGTGGCATTCAACTGAAGTTTGTAGTTTTAATCAAGAAATAGTTGGCAATACTCAGCCTTCATTGGCATAACGTCCTAAAAGGCCATCATTCATGAGCATGCCTTACATGGGCTTTCCTTAGAATCCTGTCCTTATGCATGTCAGTGCTATCTTCTGATTTCGACCAAAGCTAAATGTTGTCAGCTCGCTGCACCGAAAGATTTCGATCGAAGCTTACAAAACTTCGTCCATTTTCTTCAAGGTGCTATCGCTTGTCACTGTATAGTACTGTACATAAATAACTTAAACACAAATGAATCTCCCTTACCGCAAACCTGAGCAgcagcaatttaaaaaaaaaagccgaatGAAGTTGGCTCCCTGTGCCATTGCTTTTACACGTTTGAACCATCGATTCCTTTGTGAATTCGCTTGGAAGGTGGTGGTCCGGTATCTTCCTCCTCGTCCTCACCATTTTGTTCGTCGTCATCATGCGCTGGGGGACGATTATTTTTTGTCTTAAGTTTGTTCCGTTCCTTTGGGtgggtgaaacaaaaaatgaaaataaaacatgtacTATTTTGCTtcgaacaaaaacataattatcACCACTCTCCGATCTTACCGATACTGATGCTGTAGAGCTCGAAGTAAGTGCTATTGTCACCGCCGATGAGGACGATGGTGGGCAGGATGTTGAAGTGGAGGAGGAAGccgttggtttggttttggctCCGGATGGTGCGCCAGCCTTCGAACCGGACGGGAGCGCAGCGTTGCGGCCACCCCTATCCGTCAGGTTGTACATATCATCGGGAATGTAGTAGCGCGTGTTATGGAAATCTTCCGGCTGTGCCTGGAAGTACATCGAGGGTATGCGTGCCTCAACGGGTGCCTCGCGCAAATCGTAAAACGTTAACCGGGTGAGTATAAGCCCCATAGCGACATCACATATAGCCCACAGTTTCTGTACCGaggaaagagataaaaaaacacacacaggtgAGTTTCCGATTGTTACAGTGTTCTTGGGCATATTTGGAAGCTTACATGATTTATTTCCTCGTCGTCCGGTTTCAGCGCGTCCTTGTGGTGTTTGATACGCTCGATTAGATTTTTGTAGAAGCTGAAACAGAAGAACTCCTTATTCATGACGAGCGGTTCCAGCACGAGCCAGAGACATCGTTCGATTTGTCGCAGCTGCGCTGGATCCGATGGACGTGTAAACTGCGGATCGTGCGTCAGTACCGTCACTGCAAACACGAGCATATAGTCTGGTAGGATGTGCGGCAGCTGGCTCATGCCACGCTCAACtggaaaattatacaaaattaCATTACTTATATGCAATTAATGCACATTGGACGAAGAAAACGTACCTGTAGTAAAGTTTTTCACATATTCCCGCCGTCTGTTTACATCTGTTTCTATGttagatttgatttgattgaacAAACTAAAAAGATAGATAAGAAAATAGACACATTCATTAGCTTTGGTTAgcacaaaaattgtaaaaagttTGAGCTTGAGTACGAATGCctctttttttgatttttctgtACATTAATTTTAAGTGCTTTGTTCCGTACGTACTTTTGATCCGATTCTCTTCCGCCGAGCGCATAATAGCCCATAAAATCAAGCGGAAGGCACTTGTGCGGGATACCTTTGCTCAGGCCTTTGTGTAGCTTCTTGACGAACGTATCGCGTACCTCCGGTACTGGATCGGTCTTAAAAGAATAAGCAAATGTGAATAATTTCTCCCGCGTTCAGCATCACCGTCCGCGTGCGAACCAGCGCTCTTACCATCAGCTGCGACAAATTGTAAAACTGTTCGGCAATGAACTGATCGCCAACACCCTTCTGCTCACAGATCTTTAACATCGCCTTACCGGCACTGAGACGCAGCCACGATTTTTCGGCAGCCGATAGCGCACCACCCTGCTCGAGCAGATCGCCCTTCTTGCTGATGAACGCATTCAGCATACGGAACGTTTTCTGTGCCGACACAACATCCTTCTTCAGCCCCAGCAGCCAGCGTGCCATCGTCTTTAGACCCTCCA
The DNA window shown above is from Anopheles funestus chromosome 3RL, idAnoFuneDA-416_04, whole genome shotgun sequence and carries:
- the LOC125770776 gene encoding 39S ribosomal protein L39, mitochondrial: MVLNVHRIKYPVFQIHHVMKKHYSIAPKGTAKASDLFSDEQRRQRDNVGRIEKIEVRYLGLPHDTTLVMNRELSTPYDCARHIGEKYCQQSALALLDNKTPWDMRRPLRDSCTLQLLNFTSPEPHIANKAFWRSCSFLLGAVLQASFKLEAGLFLHSFPKPNIKSGSFVHDIVLAEEHWNPTVSELRALSIEMVKLSQKDLPIERLDVSSELALEMFHDNPFKREQIPSVASQNNGQVTVYRVGDHVDISKGPMMSSTGLLGRCTISVAHPIKEGSERGKHFYRMQGVALPTVLRVGHFAYNILENRSRKLNPAKLPNEPFEDGVAEQVA